One Drosophila willistoni isolate 14030-0811.24 chromosome 2R unlocalized genomic scaffold, UCI_dwil_1.1 Seg167, whole genome shotgun sequence DNA segment encodes these proteins:
- the LOC6644039 gene encoding UHRF1-binding protein 1-like isoform X5 yields MVSLIKNQLLKHLSIYTKNLSSDKINLSTFRGEGELSNLELDERVLTELLELPSWLRLTSAWCNHVSFRISWTKLKSVPITLTLDEVRITIETCQPNTRDAGGGGAGGGGNGSPPTAALPQVPQGKYSFIHKVVDGITIVVNTVNVNFVSAAFTASVQMSRIRVESKTPKWANADLRLTRLKDPQKGIILIFKELSWQTVRIEASSTQDTSLTPLRLLTNHARCRITIRKRLSDCTLLASRLVLILDDLLWVLTDSQLKAALHFVDSLSGLIKAATHATQKSKAARKMQTLPEYKAQVAQQQNRMSESSSAHANTTQRMFNAFDVRETSYHFFSQRIDLHLCDDEGDGRSSYPDLDKGGALQVSVTAFQVDYYPYHLAKSDRSHWAKYKEASVAPALWLKESLNAFREAVLNLSQPNRSAMMHAPLERSAPASPIMLSASMLSSQHPATGAGSSGSSTPTAAAAAAASSTGSAGSAGSTSTHSQVQQQRSTLDNLAKLMSSCVILRIEDFTLYRVTTSGKKQMPKEFVSGDKDRYSFPAEMPIVHAEYTYFYYPGDFVFPLPPSKIFVHVNPLQVHFDLSSILWLNSFGLSLRESLQRSQTQPEQQQQQQHLPGPYNTRGSIASNGSNGTQLMVDLEEPSLMYMDVKVEAIMPRVVLEAAVDAPNQKDRPKTMQIQISRFALTNIREMGSSRADLAQALHSLQEGSLVFGSEFPSNEGDMCIVTDRILSHVAASDVNMMSPMSPLADMQQTLPRSASTQYLSRYAMWSEPRDVWCIKLDPIWVDFLGARSLGPNKSIPFVDAVPITLWLHKGSGQAQVDVKKVSHDKASMESMGLPPLPTLPPLPRNPFLNSDEDVRPPNEAAAAAAAADAVSPPTDRTADVHAIAHISNLVSLQIDHYQLLFLLRLAEELNEMSTFLNLDAERILQKQNEQKSIIFGCVVPQIELTLVMPSPTPGGNITWPTPPPLEQLKSNTFGSVETPSPVTQDAPPNFDSGIHMSNPNTHGYNVQIQSTPTMASSTPSQSGSRPDTGISTQSQTQSISSVSRSGKSSAGAVGRGGTGAASTGGDTVPSLTKEINSGLMSMKKGFSSFMTSIDSAIKSGTPNDDASDTFSMQSDISSDSENYAIVMGDDKTMDCMDVMFRLNPFTNDNNMKASPVEVASEVYEEPSSYKTNMSSPSEPSEGSTWRRRDLVSMATFRLTTVELIRQQEGPKSSVRLQVAAVSCDECGAIPWDELQIAHQANKTKFGARCKAWNLAPYNPEAPPCIRLRLEETLNMPKNIEGVIDRKRIQSWFNHHAEIRVKDINLDLSMSTVIGLGDLAEDEIISPPLPVTINLENVRINLLEDRPPVNITSPGPVPINLCIGRMHLKRDKNGVLNIQPIDTNLSALQHQALGHALFGPSSATVAPRERDRELLSMQLVMQQMKLDNDQLRKQLVDSKVNTDNYRQKTKQEADILRSYLKAAQDDISILLEEKKALLDTIRSLQIQMTSSNMSSRKNDGNR; encoded by the exons ATGGTCTCGCTGATAAAAAACCAATTGCTCAAACATCTCTCCAT CTACACCAAGAATTTATCATCGgataaaatcaatttaagcACATTTCGCGGTGAGGGTGAACTCTCCAATCTTGAGCTAGATGAACGTGTTCTTACCGAGCTACTGGAGTTACCTAGTTGGTTGCGTTTGACATCGGCCTGGTGCAATCATGTATCCTTTCGCATTAGCTGGACTAAACTCAAGAGCGTCCCGATAACTTTG ACTTTGGATGAAGTACGCATAACTATAGAAACCTGCCAACCAAACACAAGAGATGCCGGCGGAGGAGGAGCCGGAGGAGGCGGCAACGGCTCCCCTCCGACCGCCGCCTTGCCACAAGTGCCTCAGGGTAAATACAGCTTCATCCACAAAGTGGTCGATGGCATCACCATAGTTGTCAACACGGTGAATGTTAACTTTGTGAGTGCCGCCTTTACCGCTTCCGTGCAAATGTCACGAATTCGTGTAGAATCAAAGACACCAAAGTGGGCGAATGCAGATCTACGTTTAACGCGGCTTAAGGATCCCCAGAAGGGcattatattaatatttaaggAACTATCCTGGCAAACAGTACGCATTGAGGCCAGCTCAACGCAAGACACCTCATTAACGCCATTGCGTTTGCTAACAAATCATGCAAGATGCAGAATTACGATAAGGAAACGTTTATCGGATTGCACTCTACTTGCCTCCAGATTGGTTTTGATTTTAGATGATTTATTGTGGGTTCTCACTGATTCCCAGTTGAAGGCAGCTTTACATTTTGTGGATTCGCTCTCTGGCCTAATAAAAGCAGCCACCCATGCCACCCAAAAGTCCAAGGCAGCACGAAAGATGCAG ACCCTACCCGAATACAAGGCTCAGGTGGCTCAGCAACAAAATCGCATGTCCGAATCGTCTTCCGCGCATGCCAACACAACGCAACGAATGTTCAATGCGTTCGATGTAAGGGAAACTTCGTATCATTTCTTTAGCCAGCGAATTGATTTGCATTTGTGTGATGATGAGGGCGATGGACGTTCCAGTTATCCCGACTTGGACAAAGGTGGCGCTTTGCAGGTGTCCGTAACAGCTTTTCAG GTTGATTATTATCCCTATCATTTGGCCAAATCGGATCGCTCACATTGGGCAAAATACAAGGAGGCCTCGGTGGCTCCAGCTCTGTGGTTAAAAGAATCCCTAAATGCCTTTCGCGAGGCGGTGCTCAATTTAAGTCAGCCCAATCGGTCAGCCATGATGCATGCCCCCTTGGAGAGGAGTGCTCCAGCCTCTCCTATTATGCTTAGCGCCAGTATGCTGAGTTCTCAGCATCCTGCCACTGGAGCAGGGAGCAGTGGCAGCAGCACCCCAACAGccgcagcagctgcagcagcaagTTCGACAGGATCAGCTGGTTCGGCTGGCTCTACGTCGACCCACAGTCAAGTCCAACAACAGCGTAGCACATTGGATAATCTGGCCAAATTGATGAGTTCATGTGTGATATTGCGTATTGAAGATTTCACTTTATATAGGGTGACCACTTCGGGTAAAAAGCAAATGCCCAAGGAGTTTGTATCGG GTGACAAGGATCGTTATTCGTTTCCCGCCGAAATGCCCATTGTTCATGCCGAGTACACGTATTTTTATTATCCTGGTGATTTCGTGTTTCCAT TGCCGCCTTCCAAGATATTTGTTCACGTGAATCCTTTACAAGTTCACTTTGATCTCAGCTCCATACTGTGGCTTAATTCGTTCGGCCTGAGTCTACGCGAGAGTCTGCAGCGCAGTCAAACCCAGCcggaacagcagcagcaacagcagcactTGCCGGGGCCTTATAACACACGCGGCTCCATTGCCTCCAATGGCTCCAATGGCACACAGCTGATGGTGGATCTGGAAGAGCCCAGTCTGATGTACATGGATGTCAAAGTGGAGGCGATAATGCCGCGTGTGGTGTTGGAAGCTGCTGTGGATGCACCCAATCAAAAGGATCGACCCAAGACAATGCAAATACAGATCTCTCGCTTTGCATTGACCAACATTCGGGAAATGGGCAGCTCTCGAGCGGATTTGGCTCAAGCTTTGCATTCGCTGCAAGAAGGCTCACTGGTCTTTGGCTCTGAGTTTCCCTCCAATGAGGGCGACATGTGCATTGTAACCGACCGCATTTTGTCACATGTGGCTGCTTCCGATGTGAACATGATGTCGCCCATGTCGCCATTGGCCGATATGCAGCAGACATTGCCTCGGTCGGCCTCAACGCAGTATTTGAGTCGCTACGCCATGTGGTCCGAGCCAAGAGATGTCTGGTGCATTAAATTGGATCCCATTTGGGTGGATTTTCTAGGCGCCCGCTCGCTGGGGCCAAACAAATCCATACCGTTTGTGGATGCAGTGCCCATAACCCTATGGCTACATAAGGGCTCAGGCCAGGCTCAGGTGGATGTGAAAAAGGTCAGCCATGACAAGGCCAGCATGGAAAGTATGGGCTTGCCCCCGCTACCCACATTACCGCCCTTGCCGCGCAATCCGTTCCTTAATTCCGATGAAGATGTACGTCCACCTAATgaagcagcagctgcagctgcagccGCCGATGCCGTATCTCCGCCCACCGATCGCACAGCCGATGTCCATGCCATAGCCCATATATCCAATTTGGTTAGTCTACAAATCGATCACTATCAATTGTTGTTTCTACTGCGACTGGCCGAGGAGCTTAATGAAATGTCCACATTCCTTAATTTAGATGCCGAACGCATATTGCAAAAG CAAAATGAACAGAAATCCATAATATTTGGTTGCGTTGTGCCACAAATCGAATTGACGCTTGTGATGCCATCGCCAACACCTG GTGGCAACATAACTTGGCCAACACCACCGCCATTAGAGCAATTGAAGAGCAATACATTTGGCAGTGTGGAGACTCCATCGCCGGTAACCCAAGATGCGCCGCCTAACTTTGATAGCGGCATACACATGTCCAATCCGAATACGCATGG CTATAATGTCCAAATACAAAGTACACCAACAATGGCTTCCTCGACGCCAAGTCAGTCGGGCTCCCGGCCCGATACAGGCATCTCGACACAGTCCCAAACGCAATCCATTTCATCGGTCTCGAGGAGCGGCAAAAGTTCAGCTGGGGCCGTCGGTCGTGGCGGCACAGGAGCTGCCAGTACGGGTGGCGACACAGTTCCCAGTCTTACCAAAGAGATCAACTCCGGACTAATGTCCATGAAAAAGGGCTTCTCCAGCTTTATGACTTCCATTGACTCGGCCATCAAATCCGGTACCCCCAATGATGATGCCAGCGACACGTTCTCCATGCAAAGCGACATTAGCTCGGATTCCGAGAACTATGCCATAGTTATGGGCGATGACAAGACTATGGACTGCATGGATGTAATGTTCCGGCTGAATCCCTTTACCAATGACAACAACATGAAGGCTTCCCCCGTCGAAGTGGCCAGCGAAGTGTACGAGGAGCCGAGCAGCTATAAAACGAATATGTCCTCACCATCAGAGCCATCGGAGGGCAGCACTTGGCGCCGTCGTGATTTGGTTTCCATGGCCACCTTTAG ATTGACCACGGTGGAACTAATACGCCAACAAGAAGGACCCAAGTCCTCGGTGCGGCTACAAGTGGCCGCTGTATCCTGTGACGAATGTGGCGCCATACCCTGGGATGAGCTGCAG ATCGCACATCAAGCGAACaag ACCAAATTTGGTGCCCGCTGCAAGGCCTGGAACTTGGCTCCGTATAATCCAGAAGCTCCGCCTTGCATACGTTTACGTTTAGAGGAAACTTTAAATATGCCCAAGAACATTGAAGGTGTGATAGATCGGAAGCGTATCCAGAG TTGGTTCAATCATCATGCTGAAATACGTGTAAAGGACATCAATTTGGATCTCTCAATGAGCACAGTGATTGGTCTAGGCGATTTGGCCGAAGACGAAATTATTTCACCACCACTGCCGGTCACG ATTAATCTAGAAAATGTTCGCATTAATCTGCTCGAAGATCGGCCGCCTGTTAACATTACCTCACCGGGACCAGTACCCATTAATTTATGTATAGGTCGCATGCATTTGAAGCGTGATAAGAATGGCGTCTTGAATATACAGCCTATAG ATACAAATCTAAGTGCGCTGCAACATCAGGCCCTGGGTCATGCTCTGTTTGGTCCATCGTCTGCAACAGTTGCTCCACGTGAACGAGATCGGGAACTGTTGTCGATGCAATTGGTCATGCAGCAAATGAAACTAGACAATGATCAATTGCGTAAGCAACTCGTGGACTCCAAAGTGAATACCGATAACTATAG GCAAAAAACGAAACAGGAAGCAGACATTTTACGATCATACTTAAAGGCTGCCCAGGATGATATAAGCATATTGCTGGAAGAGAAGAAAGCCTTGTTGGATACCAtacgttccttgcag ATCCAGATGACCTCATCCAATATGAGTAGCCGCAAGAATGATGGAAATAGGTAG